In a genomic window of Drosophila takahashii strain IR98-3 E-12201 chromosome 3L, DtakHiC1v2, whole genome shotgun sequence:
- the promL gene encoding prominin-like protein isoform X4, which produces MSQLAATVEPLAAVKSKTMRSRKRRQRRRRQIAYLAICGLSVAIFGFALATLIRPATAQADDETPGEWRKGYVGHGTTHEQLGQPHWPPVEYTMYRPTTNYTKEPPPPTSAMNSIFNFTHFLYDKVLYRDEPIPEGYIVVRNSDTLTLGPKVEENDWRDLLAHYWMVLIWVFILVVLIIIIPFIAVCYCCFCCCRRCRQGCPPCTSKQDAQRRFCCGICLLILIIGLIFGIIIAFVTNKMIDSGFAETSETMKRGSEDTCTYLKDVADHVYHLMMYNYEEMETHVLDQLTHAHRHIFLDLSDTSESNSLAELERVLENMPEALELMRQVEKMEKDLRFYGSQLRDGVRGIKRDVNFAVANLCQLQMCQKFLLSSDIEHIDTSQCLHFDSLPNTTAFVEGMENIVEHKYYVIPQRGLARLKKVSDKVKTQLSFVVPPMMRDLTKGRTVFREHATKVRHVVEGVLSDIHIKTLHSTKSFEDVYERFGHDRNIVSLIVCLLILLVLFILIFALLCGCFGRRRTGYGDECCSKSTGATCLLLAILLIFCVFSFIALVGLFYFMLGMVTYQGACAPLRDQENNTLFRQLDASIDLHHYLPASEGSKAVAEPMKMSSAIKACHANQTIFEMMRDNNIYDINDLARIKVMTNAKDDPDTVKIFDEDLSGVILLTQEERADLNAARENTLSKYHSSLYQTHLCSQFTPMNLNALSEQLYKISNDLEYPAYGWAKVSFWNEGLNTKAFYRNFVPKLTSLVERMKTNLKRIDELITYENHDFTNTIKILTATAVSSEEFIQKRGKDYINSLGGNLTTTIDQMIEDYIDMIIKEANESVGHCAPLSYIYYRGVDLICHRLVDPINGFWVGILLCALLFLPILFVAHRLMCLYKKIYPYLATVGAAGVVEGGCPICTGAPYVPPPIVSCSGGQQAYCGCPAGAPTRGGGGADASPADNQADADPGAVAWDESEVNYPNEEDPDLSASSKRKKD; this is translated from the exons ATGAGTCAGTTGGCGGCCACAGTGGAGCCTCTGGCCGCGGTCAAGTCGAAGACGATGCGTTCCCGGAAGCGCAGACAGCGCCGGAGACGGCAGATAGCCTATTTGGCCATATGTGGACTGAGTGTAGCCATCTTTGGCTTTGCGCTGGCCACGCTAATCAGGCCGGCAACCGCCCAGGCTGATGATGAGACCCCGGGCGAATGGCGCAAGGGGTATGTGGGCCATGGCACCACGCACGAACAACTCGGGCAGCCCCATTGGCCACCCGTGGAGTACACCATGTACAGGCCGACGACGAACTACACAAAggaaccaccaccacccacgtCGGCCATGAACTCCATATTCAATTTCACGCACTTTCTGTACGACAAGGTCCTCTACCGGGATGAGCCCATTCCAGAGG GCTACATTGTGGTAAGGAACTCGGACACATTAACCCTGGGCCCCAAGGTGGAGGAGAATGACTGGCGGGATCTGTTGGCCCACTATTGGATGGTCCTCATCTGGGTTTTTATTCTCGTGGTGCTCATTATTATCATACCGTTTATTGC CGTTTGCTATTGCTGCTTCTGTTGCTGCCGACGATGTCGACAGGGCTGTCCTCCATGTACCAGTAAACAGGATGCCCAGCGGCGCTTCTGCTGCGGCATCTGTCTGCTGATCCTCATCATTGGACTGAT CTTTGGCATCATTATCGCCTTTGTTACCAACAAAATGATTGACAGCGGATTTGCCGAGACTTCCGAGACCATGAAGCGCGGCAGCGAGGATACTTGCACTTATCTGAAGGATGTGGCCGATCACGTTTACCATCTGATGATGTACAACTACGAGGAGATGGAGACCCATGTGCTTGATCAGCTAACCC ATGCCCATCGGCACATATTTTTGGATCTCTCCGACACTTCGGAGAGTAATTCACTGGCCGAATTGGAGCGGGTCTTGGAGAACATGCCCGAGGCTCTAGAGCTAATGAGACAGGTggagaaaatggaaaaggatCTGCGGTTCTATGGCTCACAGTTGAGAGATG GTGTTCGCGGCATTAAGCGTGATGTGAACTTTGCAGTGGCCAATCTCTGTCAACTCCAGATGTGTCAGAAGTTCCTGCTCAGCAGCGATATAGAGCATATTGATACCTCGCAGTGTCTGCACTTCGACAGT CTGCCAAACACAACTGCCTTTGTGGAGGGAATGGAGAATATAGTTGAGCACAAGTATTATGTTATACCGCAACGTGGACTGGCGCGACTGAAGAAAGTTAGCGACAAGGTGAAGACGCAGTTGTCCTTCGTCGTACCGCCCATGATGCGGGACTTGACCAAGGGCAGGACCGTCTTCCGCGAGCATGCGACGAAAGTGCGCCACGTTGTGGAGGGAGTACTCAGTGATATACACATCAAGACCCTGCACTCGACCAAGTCGTTTGAGGATGTTTACGAACGCTTCGGCCACGATAGGAACATTGTCAGTCTGATTGTGTGCTTGCTCATACTGCTG gtACTTTTCATACTGATCTTTGCCCTACTATGCGGCTGCTTTGGGCGACGACGAACTGGTTACGGCGATGAGTGCTGCAGCAAGTCCACCGGTGCCACATGTCTGCTTTT AGCCATCCTGTTGATATTCTGCGTCTTCTCCTTCATCGCCCTGGTTGGTCTGTTCTACTTCATGCTCGGCATGGTGACCTACCAGGGTGCCTGTGCTCCGCTGAGGGATCAGGAGAACAACACCCTCTTCCGACAGCTGGACGCCTCGATTGATCTGCATCACTACCTGCCGGCCAGCGAGGGATCCAAGGCTGTGGCGGAGCCCATGAAAATGTCGAGTGCCATCAAGGCGTGCCATGCCAACCAGACCATCTTCGAGATGATGCGAGACAACAACATATACGACATTAACGATCTGGCGCGCATCAAGGTTATGACCAATGCAAAGGACGATCCAGATACCGTCAAGATCTTCGATGAGGATCTCTCCGGTGTGATACTCTTGACGCAGGAGGAGCGCGCGGATCTGAACGCTGCGCGCGAAAATACTCTTTCCAAGTACCACAGCTCGCTGTACCAGACCCATCTTTGCTCGCAGTTCACGCCCATGAATCTAAACGCCCTGTCCGAGCAGCTGTACAAGATCTCGAATGATCTGGAGTATCCGGCCTACGGATGGGCCAAGGTGTCCTTCTGGAACGAGGGCCTCAACACCAAGGCCTTCTATCGCAACTTTGTGCCCAAGCTCACGAGTCTGGTGGAGAGGATGAAGACCAATCTAAAGAGAATCGACGAGCTTATCACCTACGAGAACCACGACTTTACCAACACCATTAAAATTTTGACTGCCACGGCAGTTAGTTCCGAGGAGTTCATCCAGAAGCGAGGCAAGGATTATATCAATAGCCTGGGAGGCAACTTGACGACGACCATTGACCAGATGATAGAGGACTACATCGATATGATTATAAAGGAGGCCAACGAAAGTGTGGGACACTGTGCGCCCCTATCGTATATATATTATCGTGGCGTAGACTTGATTTGCCACCGCCTCGTGGATCCCATT AATGGATTCTGGGTGGGCATCCTGCTGTGCGCCCTGCTCTTCCTGCCCATCCTGTTCGTGGCCCACCGCCTGATGTGCCTGTACAAGAAGATCTATCCCTACCTGGCTACCGTTGGAGCTGCTGGCGTCGTCGAGGGCGG CTGTCCCATTTGCACGGGTGCTCCGTATGTGCCGCCGCCAATAGTCAGCTGCTCCGGTGGGCAGCAGGCCTACTGCGGCTGTCCCGCCGGTGCGCCCACtcgcggtggtggtggcgcaGATGCCAGCCCAGCTGATAATCAAGCAGATGCCGATCCAGGTGCTGTTGCCTGGGACGAGAGCGAGGTGAACTATCCGAATGAGGAGGATCCCGATCTCTCGGCCAGCAGCAAACGCAAGAAAGATTAA